Below is a window of Candidatus Eremiobacteraceae bacterium DNA.
GTCTTCGAGCCGGCGTCGCCGAGCTTGCTCGTTTCGGCGCCGATGTCGGCAAGGGTCGGGGTCTTGAGCTCCTTTTTCTTGGCGCCCATGATGCCTTTGAGGGTCGGGTAGCGCGGCTCGTTGATCGATTTGGTCACCGAAACGAGCGCGGGCAGCGGCGCGCGCACGCGCAAGTAGCCGCTCTCGGTCTCGCGCTGGGCTTCGACCGAGCCGCCGGCGATGGTCAGTTTCTTCACGTAGGTGAGACACGGAACGCCGAGGTGCTCGGCCACGGCGGCGGGCACGACGCTGCAGATCGCGTCGGTGCTCTGCGTGCCCGATAGCACGAGGTCGAAGCCGATGTTCTTGATCGCGAGCGCGAGGGCGTAGGAGGTGGCCATGGTGTCGCTGCCGCCGATGACATCGTCGGAGAGCAGCACCGCGTTGTCGGCGCCCATGCCGAGCGCTTTGCGCACGACGTCGGCACCGCTGGGCGGCGCCATGGTGAGGATGGTGACGGTGGTGTCGCCGCCTTGCGCTTCCTTTATCCTCAAGGCTTCTTCGATCGCGTATTCGTCGAACGGGTTGAGCACGTTCTCGATGGAACTGCGGTTCAACCGTTTGGTGGTAGGATCGAACGTCTTCTCGGCGTTCGTATCGGGCACTTGTTTGACGGTGACGACGATCTTCAAAGTCGAGGCGGCTCCAGAACGAAGGCGACCTCGCGGCCGCCCGATGGGGAATCTCTCTGTTTTCTCGGTCCGGCTGTCCCGAACCCTGCCGGCGGACGGTGTCCGACGGCGTCATGAAGAACGCGCGCTGCATGATCACGCATACGTTTCCCAAGCCCGCCCCCAGCGTCGTCGGGCTCGCCTGGGACGGATCGTCGCTGTGGGCCGGCGACTGGGAGTCGCGCACGCTCATGCGATTGGGCGCCGATGCGGTCGCCGTCGAGACGTTTCCCGCGCCCGGCCGCATGGTCGGCTTGCTGTATCTCGATGGCTCGATCACCGCAGTGGTGAGCGATCCGGACACCGATGACCGGACGATCCGTACCTTCTCGATCGCACGGCGGAGCTGGGACGAGCGCGTGCTGCGCTGTCCGGGCGATACCGGATCTCAGCTCGCATGGGACGGGCAGCATCTGTGGCTTGGCCAGCGCTACGAGCATCGCGTCATGCAGCTGTC
It encodes the following:
- a CDS encoding electron transfer flavoprotein subunit beta/FixA family protein, whose translation is MKIVVTVKQVPDTNAEKTFDPTTKRLNRSSIENVLNPFDEYAIEEALRIKEAQGGDTTVTILTMAPPSGADVVRKALGMGADNAVLLSDDVIGGSDTMATSYALALAIKNIGFDLVLSGTQSTDAICSVVPAAVAEHLGVPCLTYVKKLTIAGGSVEAQRETESGYLRVRAPLPALVSVTKSINEPRYPTLKGIMGAKKKELKTPTLADIGAETSKLGDAGSKTAVEAFAPVGARQKGAVITASDPKEGAKQILDFLIAKKVI